The following proteins are encoded in a genomic region of Arthrobacter jiangjiafuii:
- a CDS encoding CE1759 family FMN reductase — protein sequence MHETTEEAAEMAQRRIVVITAGLGVPSSSRMLADQLGEAARAAFAAAGSDASVRTFELREYAVDIANNMVAGYAPPKLEALINEVVDADALVAVTPVFTASMSGLFKSFFDVIDNRALDGKPVILGATGGSARHSMVLDFAMRPMFSYLRARTTPTAVYAAPGDWGSGDAGAATLDSRVRRAAAELVALLGAQPVQPSQPPQLSGDRQLPARPDPLASLPFEELLAQTQRR from the coding sequence ATGCATGAAACAACCGAGGAGGCCGCCGAGATGGCGCAGCGCAGGATCGTAGTCATTACAGCAGGGCTGGGCGTCCCCTCGTCAAGCCGGATGCTGGCCGACCAGCTCGGCGAGGCAGCCCGGGCGGCATTCGCCGCGGCGGGCAGCGATGCCTCGGTGCGCACATTCGAACTCCGGGAATACGCCGTCGACATCGCCAACAACATGGTGGCCGGCTACGCCCCGCCCAAGCTGGAAGCCCTGATCAACGAGGTGGTCGACGCCGATGCACTGGTAGCAGTGACCCCGGTCTTCACGGCATCAATGAGCGGGCTGTTCAAGTCCTTCTTCGACGTGATCGACAACAGGGCCCTGGACGGCAAGCCAGTGATCCTCGGAGCCACCGGCGGCAGCGCCCGGCACTCCATGGTCCTGGACTTCGCGATGCGGCCCATGTTCAGCTATCTGCGCGCCAGGACAACCCCCACCGCCGTCTATGCGGCCCCCGGCGACTGGGGTTCCGGCGACGCCGGAGCAGCCACCCTGGATTCCCGCGTACGCCGGGCAGCCGCCGAACTGGTGGCACTGCTCGGCGCACAGCCCGTTCAGCCCTCTCAGCCCCCTCAGCTCTCCGGGGACCGGCAGCTGCCGGCCCGGCCCGATCCCTTGGCATCGCTGCCGTTCGAGGAGCTGCTGGCCCAAACCCAGCGGAGATAG
- a CDS encoding NAD(P)-dependent oxidoreductase, whose translation MWSWSAPGVSAPKSCGCCRHSPTTSLWSGRTTGRCPERTVTDDGLDEALAGADVVILAAAMTGGTEHLIDARRLALLRPEAFLVNISRGPMVDTEALVTALAGGKLAGAALDVTDPQPLPEGHPLWAEPRALITPHTAETPDMVAPLLAARVQENVRRFSAGQPLDGKVDVDEGY comes from the coding sequence ATGTGGTCCTGGTCGGCGCCGGGGGTGTCGGCTCCGAAATCCTGCGGTTGCTGCAGGCATTCACCGACCACGTCACTGTGGTCCGGGCGCACAACCGGCCGGTGCCCGGAGCGGACGGTGACTGATGACGGGCTGGACGAGGCCCTGGCGGGCGCCGACGTCGTGATCCTTGCCGCGGCGATGACGGGCGGCACCGAGCACCTCATCGACGCCAGACGGCTCGCGCTGCTGCGGCCCGAAGCGTTCCTGGTCAACATCAGCCGCGGACCCATGGTGGACACGGAGGCACTGGTTACGGCACTTGCCGGCGGGAAACTGGCCGGTGCAGCGCTGGACGTCACGGATCCGCAGCCGTTGCCCGAAGGGCACCCGCTCTGGGCCGAACCGCGGGCCCTGATCACGCCGCACACCGCCGAAACCCCCGACATGGTGGCTCCGCTGCTGGCCGCCCGGGTCCAGGAGAACGTGCGCCGGTTCTCCGCCGGGCAGCCGCTGGACGGCAAGGTGGACGTGGACGAAGGCTACTGA
- a CDS encoding FBP domain-containing protein, with protein MQPLTESEIRRSFINASRSETAALNLPQDLESLDWENLEQLGWRDHKMPKRGYLLAPFEGSVVGVLLRAPDIAAPKNRRVMCALCQDVKSKDEVFLYVARRAGASGRNGNSVGTLIHADFICTQSVRAEVEPSPIHPDPEVVIKERIDGLQSRTEQFIRQVLAQ; from the coding sequence ATGCAGCCGCTCACCGAATCAGAGATCCGCCGCTCCTTCATTAATGCCAGCCGCTCGGAAACTGCCGCACTGAACCTTCCCCAGGACTTGGAATCCCTGGACTGGGAGAACCTGGAACAGCTGGGCTGGCGGGATCACAAAATGCCCAAGCGCGGCTACCTGCTGGCGCCCTTTGAAGGGTCGGTTGTCGGCGTGCTGCTGCGCGCTCCCGATATCGCCGCCCCCAAAAACCGGCGGGTCATGTGCGCCCTGTGCCAGGACGTGAAATCCAAGGACGAAGTGTTCCTTTATGTGGCGCGGAGGGCAGGAGCATCGGGCCGCAACGGCAATTCGGTAGGCACCCTGATCCACGCCGATTTCATCTGCACCCAGAGCGTGCGCGCCGAGGTTGAGCCCTCCCCCATCCATCCCGATCCCGAAGTGGTCATCAAGGAGCGGATCGACGGCTTGCAGTCCCGGACCGAGCAGTTCATCCGCCAGGTCCTGGCCCAGTAG
- a CDS encoding DUF4166 domain-containing protein, whose amino-acid sequence MSTASAARNQTGAPAQPAQPATTSESVFRQALGDDFDRLHPMLQRRFGVDPGAGYACVGNGVFAEVRRGAWWTVPFLKFGAFRNILFPDQGTNVPFTIENYPYIDRFGRPTVTFIRTLDIRPGRRRRFDATMIYSPGRGAVVDYLGTHQHLATDLQLAVREDGSLHLRSTALRFHEGPLSFTVPGFLTGSADLYEAFDDARQVFTIQLQVRNPLFGFLFGYRGEFTCDFPAVTGDDVPFHLKPVREEFRD is encoded by the coding sequence ATGAGTACCGCGAGCGCAGCGCGCAACCAAACCGGCGCACCGGCACAACCGGCGCAGCCGGCCACCACATCGGAGTCCGTCTTCCGGCAGGCTCTCGGCGACGACTTTGACCGATTGCACCCGATGCTGCAGCGCCGCTTTGGAGTGGATCCCGGCGCCGGTTATGCCTGCGTAGGCAACGGTGTTTTTGCCGAGGTCCGCCGTGGCGCGTGGTGGACTGTGCCATTCCTGAAGTTCGGCGCGTTCCGCAACATCCTCTTCCCCGATCAGGGCACCAATGTGCCGTTCACCATCGAGAACTACCCCTACATCGACAGGTTTGGCCGCCCCACGGTCACGTTCATCCGGACCCTGGACATCCGTCCCGGCAGGCGCCGGCGGTTCGACGCCACGATGATCTACAGCCCCGGCCGCGGCGCCGTCGTCGACTATCTGGGCACGCACCAGCACTTGGCCACCGATCTGCAGCTGGCGGTGCGTGAGGACGGGTCGCTGCATCTGCGCTCGACAGCGCTGCGGTTCCATGAGGGTCCCCTCAGCTTCACCGTGCCGGGGTTCCTGACCGGCAGCGCGGATCTGTACGAGGCGTTTGACGACGCCCGCCAGGTCTTCACCATCCAGCTGCAGGTGAGGAATCCACTGTTCGGTTTCCTCTTCGGCTACCGCGGAGAATTCACCTGCGACTTCCCCGCGGTCACCGGCGACGACGTCCCATTCCATCTAAAGCCGGTTCGCGAGGAATTCCGGGACTAA
- a CDS encoding SRPBCC family protein, with protein sequence MGKRAAGQIYVEIPIAADMDRLWQLSQDTGLHPRWDLRFTAIRPTRSEADGTQRFSYEFRLPFHTITGTGTSLGTRTGTDGHATSVLKFTTADALSPIGPGSGYWRYQPYDGGVRFSTGYTYQPGWGLLGTVLDARLIRPALGWATALSFDRLRLWAEQDLDPATARNAWLVDAATRTAGMGAAAALLTAAARNRSVTTVLAALPAAVALLAAVLRAPAGPRVPRAGRCLRSPTDRRNSQAPSHLATLPEPA encoded by the coding sequence ATGGGGAAAAGGGCCGCGGGGCAGATCTACGTTGAAATACCAATTGCAGCTGACATGGACCGGCTCTGGCAGCTCAGCCAGGACACCGGGCTGCACCCCCGCTGGGACCTGCGATTCACCGCCATTCGTCCTACCCGGTCGGAGGCTGACGGCACGCAGCGGTTCAGCTACGAATTCCGGCTTCCGTTCCACACCATCACCGGCACCGGGACCTCGCTGGGCACCCGGACCGGCACGGACGGCCATGCCACGTCCGTCCTGAAATTCACCACCGCCGACGCTCTCTCACCGATTGGGCCCGGTTCCGGATACTGGCGGTACCAGCCGTACGACGGCGGTGTCCGGTTCAGCACCGGTTACACCTACCAGCCGGGTTGGGGCCTGTTGGGAACGGTCCTCGATGCCCGCCTCATCCGACCGGCCTTGGGCTGGGCCACAGCCCTGAGCTTTGACCGGCTGCGGCTATGGGCGGAACAGGATCTTGATCCGGCAACCGCCCGCAATGCGTGGCTCGTCGATGCGGCCACGCGCACCGCCGGGATGGGTGCCGCCGCTGCCCTGCTCACAGCCGCCGCCCGCAACCGAAGCGTCACCACTGTCCTAGCGGCCCTGCCGGCCGCCGTCGCCCTGCTCGCCGCCGTACTGCGCGCTCCTGCCGGCCCCCGTGTGCCGCGGGCCGGCAGATGCCTCCGCTCCCCAACGGACCGGCGGAATTCCCAAGCGCCCTCGCACCTGGCCACGCTGCCGGAGCCGGCATGA
- a CDS encoding MarR family winged helix-turn-helix transcriptional regulator, which yields MATDERPIGFWLKLVDQLVDDEFGSSFEEHGVTRRQWQMMNLLTDGPATEKQLTDGLKPFFPVVETGTSVELIEELRESEWVALDDGQYQLTDLGRRSLENLRGAVERIREQLTENISEEEYTALVTVLQRMATNLGWDESKDKPPVT from the coding sequence ATGGCTACTGACGAACGTCCCATCGGATTCTGGCTCAAGCTTGTAGACCAACTGGTAGATGACGAATTCGGCTCCAGTTTCGAAGAACACGGCGTTACCCGGCGGCAGTGGCAGATGATGAACCTGCTGACCGACGGTCCGGCCACGGAAAAGCAGCTCACCGACGGCTTGAAACCGTTCTTTCCCGTCGTCGAAACCGGCACCTCAGTGGAACTCATCGAGGAACTGCGCGAAAGCGAATGGGTTGCGTTGGACGATGGCCAGTACCAGCTCACGGATCTGGGCCGCCGCAGCCTCGAAAACCTGCGCGGCGCCGTCGAGCGCATCCGCGAACAGCTCACGGAAAACATTTCCGAGGAGGAATACACGGCCCTGGTGACAGTGCTGCAGCGGATGGCCACCAACCTCGGCTGGGACGAATCAAAGGACAAGCCGCCGGTCACTTAG
- a CDS encoding DEAD/DEAH box helicase, which produces MPSSPPLIDVTDIIRVVGGAAFQRGQTYAKGGAVDTMEWDPQAEVLRAKVRGHSSVPYRTMLQLGEKRQGDYRLLDNHCSCPVGFDCKHVAAVALQSNTDHLIARQEFIRPGIPGKTAVPAWQESLQTLIDADLGALTGTPAAATPLALQFELRPSDAGIGTRWGTPAPRSAHRATAFRLGVRPVVRNTKGNWVKNNLAWSNIAYQTYGLKLNPEQHRWFSQFPALHRSNGVSYFGQNDSWLYLDDFSNPLLWQLLEEARRIGVEFVGTKKDTTVQLGKRATLSLDIRAAEADGPGPLQLLPVLEIDGHPYPTDAAGLVAGHGIYVRSPENVIALAPTARPLTDQDKGLLLKGAPVMIPEGDAPLFLEKFYPKLRQVLPVTSSDNSVEFPEISPPLLVLTASFQPEDELFLDWEWEYRQGGDITRFPLGTRPDPAADYRDVAAEAELLTNVGKALGSVPRSRSYSGIDTAEFTEYLLPKIEKVDGVRVDVIGERHNYRELTSVPELRITTVETERRDWFDLGIMITVDGRLVPFADVFKALSQGKTKLLLPDRTYLALDRPEFAQLHALLEEAEGLQEWETGEMTISRYQAGLWSELEELAEETEQAAAWRASVTGLLELESVAPVPLPSGLKAELRPYQAEGFNWLAFLWQHGLGGILADDMGLGKTLQTLALLAHARQQADDGAALLGAASAPGEAADDGAAPALEGVSAPRRPFLVVAPTSVVPNWLSEAARFTPGLRAVAIPDTTAKSKVPLADLTADADIVITSYAVFRLDFASYRNLEWDGLILDEAQFVKNRTTRAHQCARDLQAPFKLAITGTPMENNLLELWSLFAIVAPGLFPSARKFIEEYQRPIERGEDAKLLARMRRRIRPLLMRRTKEAVAKDLPEKQEQVLEVELSPKHRKIYEMHLQRERQKLMGLIKDLDRNRMIVFRSLTLLRMLSLDASLVDEDYAGVPSAKLDALFEQLEDVTAEGHRALIFSQFTSFLKKAAERLDAAGIPYAYLDGSTRNRGDVINSFKDGKAPVFLISLKAGGFGLNLTEADYVFLLDPWWNPAAESQAVDRTHRIGQTRNVMVYRMVARGTIEEKVMALKEQKAKLFSSVMDDDAVFSSALTADDIRALLD; this is translated from the coding sequence ATGCCTTCCTCACCGCCTCTGATCGATGTCACCGACATCATCCGCGTCGTGGGCGGCGCCGCCTTTCAACGCGGCCAGACCTACGCCAAAGGCGGCGCGGTGGACACGATGGAGTGGGATCCGCAAGCCGAAGTGCTGCGGGCCAAGGTCCGGGGGCATTCCTCCGTTCCGTACCGCACCATGCTGCAGCTGGGTGAAAAACGGCAGGGCGACTACCGGCTCCTGGACAACCACTGCAGCTGCCCGGTGGGGTTTGACTGCAAGCACGTCGCCGCCGTCGCGCTGCAGAGCAACACCGACCACCTGATCGCGCGGCAGGAGTTCATCCGCCCGGGCATCCCCGGCAAAACGGCAGTTCCTGCCTGGCAGGAATCACTGCAGACCCTGATCGACGCAGACCTGGGTGCACTGACCGGCACTCCTGCGGCGGCAACCCCGTTGGCCCTGCAATTCGAACTACGCCCGTCCGACGCCGGAATCGGCACCCGCTGGGGAACTCCCGCACCGCGCAGCGCGCACCGGGCCACCGCCTTCCGGCTGGGGGTCCGTCCCGTGGTCCGCAATACCAAGGGCAACTGGGTCAAGAACAACCTGGCCTGGAGCAACATCGCGTACCAGACCTACGGGCTGAAACTGAATCCTGAACAGCACCGCTGGTTCTCCCAGTTCCCTGCCCTGCACCGCTCCAACGGTGTGAGCTACTTCGGCCAGAACGATTCCTGGCTCTACCTGGACGACTTCTCCAACCCCCTGCTGTGGCAGCTCCTGGAAGAGGCCCGGCGCATCGGTGTTGAGTTCGTCGGCACCAAAAAGGACACCACGGTGCAGCTCGGAAAGCGGGCCACCCTGTCCCTGGACATCCGCGCCGCCGAAGCCGACGGCCCCGGCCCCCTGCAGCTGCTGCCGGTGCTGGAAATCGACGGCCACCCCTATCCCACCGACGCGGCCGGATTGGTCGCCGGGCACGGAATCTATGTGCGGAGCCCCGAGAACGTCATCGCCCTGGCTCCCACCGCCCGGCCGCTCACCGACCAGGACAAGGGGCTGCTGTTGAAGGGCGCCCCCGTCATGATCCCGGAAGGCGATGCACCCCTCTTCCTGGAGAAGTTCTACCCCAAGCTCCGCCAGGTCCTGCCGGTGACCAGCAGCGACAATTCGGTGGAATTCCCCGAAATCTCCCCGCCGCTGCTGGTGCTCACGGCGTCCTTCCAGCCGGAGGACGAGCTGTTCCTGGACTGGGAATGGGAGTACCGGCAGGGCGGTGACATCACGCGCTTCCCGCTCGGCACCCGTCCAGATCCGGCCGCGGACTACCGTGATGTGGCTGCTGAAGCGGAACTGCTGACCAACGTGGGCAAGGCCCTCGGATCAGTGCCGCGCAGCCGCTCCTACTCGGGCATCGATACCGCCGAGTTCACCGAGTATCTGCTGCCCAAGATCGAAAAGGTCGACGGCGTCCGGGTGGACGTCATCGGTGAGCGGCACAATTACCGCGAGCTCACCAGCGTCCCTGAGCTTCGCATCACCACGGTGGAAACCGAGCGGCGGGACTGGTTCGATCTGGGCATCATGATCACGGTGGACGGCCGCCTCGTGCCCTTCGCCGATGTGTTCAAGGCCCTGTCCCAGGGCAAGACCAAACTGCTCCTGCCCGACCGCACCTACCTGGCCCTGGACCGGCCGGAATTCGCCCAATTGCATGCCCTGCTCGAGGAAGCCGAAGGCCTGCAGGAATGGGAAACCGGCGAAATGACCATCAGCCGGTACCAGGCCGGATTGTGGTCCGAGCTGGAGGAACTGGCCGAAGAAACCGAGCAGGCCGCCGCCTGGCGGGCTTCGGTGACCGGGCTGCTGGAGCTGGAATCAGTGGCACCGGTGCCGCTGCCCAGCGGGCTCAAGGCCGAACTGCGCCCCTATCAGGCCGAAGGATTCAACTGGCTCGCCTTCCTCTGGCAGCACGGGCTGGGCGGCATCCTGGCCGACGATATGGGACTGGGCAAAACCCTGCAGACCCTGGCGCTGCTGGCGCACGCCCGCCAACAGGCCGACGACGGCGCCGCGCTTCTCGGTGCCGCTTCCGCTCCGGGTGAGGCTGCCGACGACGGCGCCGCCCCCGCTCTGGAAGGAGTCTCGGCCCCGCGCCGCCCCTTCCTTGTCGTCGCGCCCACCTCGGTGGTGCCCAACTGGCTCTCCGAAGCGGCCCGCTTCACGCCGGGCCTGCGTGCGGTGGCCATCCCCGACACCACCGCCAAATCCAAGGTCCCGCTGGCCGACCTGACCGCTGACGCCGACATCGTCATCACCTCCTATGCGGTCTTCCGGCTGGACTTTGCCTCCTACCGCAATCTGGAATGGGACGGGCTGATCCTGGACGAGGCGCAGTTCGTCAAGAACAGGACCACCCGAGCCCACCAGTGCGCCAGGGACCTGCAAGCGCCGTTCAAGCTGGCGATCACCGGTACGCCCATGGAAAACAACCTGCTCGAACTGTGGAGCCTGTTCGCCATCGTGGCACCGGGGCTGTTCCCGTCGGCCCGCAAATTCATCGAGGAATACCAGCGGCCCATCGAGCGCGGCGAAGATGCCAAGCTGCTCGCCCGGATGCGGCGCCGGATCCGCCCGCTGCTGATGCGGCGCACCAAGGAAGCCGTGGCCAAGGACCTGCCCGAGAAGCAGGAACAGGTCCTCGAAGTGGAGCTGAGCCCCAAGCACCGCAAGATCTACGAGATGCATCTGCAGCGCGAGCGGCAGAAGCTGATGGGCCTGATCAAAGATCTGGACCGCAACCGGATGATCGTCTTCCGCTCCCTGACCCTGCTCCGGATGCTGAGCCTGGATGCCTCGCTGGTGGACGAGGACTACGCCGGCGTCCCCTCAGCCAAACTCGACGCGCTCTTCGAACAGCTCGAAGACGTCACCGCCGAGGGGCACCGGGCGCTTATCTTCAGCCAGTTCACCTCCTTCCTCAAGAAGGCCGCCGAGCGGCTGGACGCGGCAGGCATTCCGTATGCCTATCTGGACGGCTCCACCCGCAACCGTGGCGACGTCATCAACTCGTTCAAGGACGGCAAGGCGCCGGTCTTCCTGATCAGCCTCAAGGCCGGCGGCTTCGGCCTGAACCTGACCGAGGCCGACTACGTGTTCCTGCTTGACCCGTGGTGGAACCCCGCCGCGGAATCGCAGGCAGTGGACCGCACCCACCGGATCGGGCAGACCCGCAATGTGATGGTCTACCGGATGGTCGCCCGCGGCACCATCGAGGAAAAGGTCATGGCCCTCAAGGAGCAGAAGGCCAAGCTGTTCAGTTCAGTGATGGACGACGACGCCGTGTTCAGTTCCGCGCTCACCGCCGACGATATCCGGGCCCTGCTCGACTGA
- a CDS encoding HNH endonuclease, with protein sequence MDQDRTFPGNEAGGDDGGGGADGGCGGAGATAAQRSRSVFDAGLDSFTGSLVLQGVEILDQDQAGVVLTRLDQLGRWVQAQQAKVLHRIEGIFRDEMFFASGKLEPGLAFSLAAEEAATILGVPTGTAAMRMNEAGTLCDTHSATLAKLESGALSYGHVQAVLDQSQNIPAGELPGFEAELLAVAVAGQTGSQFRVKARRLRENKYPETIQKRQRTAFEKRRVVLDPGCDGMSWLSAFLPAEKAQAIFTQLSKAARGEQSAGDPRMVDQLRADILEDLLLDHDDRDTSCGKTPSGGGKTNSNRARGEILVLINAETLFGADEQPAELHGYGPISPETARRMAREAAKWTPVERDPETEEILRVGRRRKIPAGLQRWLRARDGTCRFPGCRSNAVISEIDHTRPWAQGGKTDHDNLEHLCRRHHMFKTEGFWKACQPEAGIIEWTSPGGRTYRTDPHLALVSKPPGIPKPPATAPGSAPAPVGSPVPEGYESDPPPF encoded by the coding sequence ATGGATCAGGACAGGACTTTTCCCGGCAACGAGGCCGGCGGCGACGACGGCGGCGGTGGGGCCGACGGCGGTTGTGGCGGGGCGGGCGCGACCGCGGCGCAGCGCAGCCGGTCGGTTTTCGACGCCGGCCTGGATTCCTTCACCGGATCCTTGGTCCTGCAGGGCGTCGAAATTCTGGATCAGGACCAGGCAGGGGTGGTGTTGACCCGGCTGGATCAGCTGGGCAGGTGGGTGCAGGCGCAGCAGGCCAAAGTCCTGCACCGGATCGAGGGCATCTTCCGGGACGAAATGTTCTTCGCATCAGGGAAACTCGAGCCGGGTTTGGCGTTCAGTCTCGCCGCCGAGGAAGCCGCGACCATCCTCGGGGTCCCCACGGGCACCGCTGCCATGCGGATGAACGAAGCCGGAACCCTCTGTGACACGCACTCCGCCACGCTCGCGAAACTCGAGTCCGGGGCGCTGAGCTACGGACATGTTCAGGCGGTGTTGGATCAGTCCCAGAACATTCCCGCCGGTGAACTGCCGGGCTTCGAAGCGGAACTGTTGGCGGTGGCGGTTGCGGGGCAGACGGGTTCCCAGTTCCGGGTCAAGGCCCGGCGGCTGCGGGAGAACAAATATCCGGAGACGATTCAGAAACGGCAACGCACGGCGTTTGAGAAGCGCCGCGTGGTGCTGGACCCGGGCTGTGACGGAATGTCCTGGCTCTCGGCGTTCCTGCCCGCGGAGAAGGCGCAAGCGATCTTCACTCAGCTTTCGAAGGCCGCCCGGGGTGAGCAGTCCGCCGGGGACCCGCGGATGGTGGATCAGTTGCGGGCAGACATTCTCGAGGACCTGCTGCTGGACCATGACGACCGGGATACCTCGTGCGGCAAAACCCCCAGCGGCGGCGGAAAGACCAACAGCAACCGGGCACGGGGCGAGATCCTGGTGCTGATCAACGCCGAAACCCTCTTCGGCGCGGACGAACAGCCGGCAGAGTTGCATGGTTACGGACCCATCAGCCCGGAAACCGCCCGCCGGATGGCCCGGGAAGCAGCGAAATGGACACCGGTCGAACGGGATCCCGAGACTGAGGAAATCCTGAGGGTGGGCCGACGACGAAAGATCCCGGCCGGACTTCAGCGCTGGCTGCGCGCACGGGACGGAACCTGCCGGTTCCCGGGGTGCCGGTCGAACGCCGTGATCTCCGAGATCGACCACACCCGACCCTGGGCGCAGGGCGGGAAAACCGATCACGACAATCTCGAGCACCTCTGCCGGCGGCACCACATGTTCAAAACCGAAGGGTTCTGGAAGGCCTGCCAACCGGAAGCGGGGATTATCGAGTGGACCTCACCGGGTGGGCGGACCTACCGCACCGATCCGCACCTCGCCTTGGTTTCGAAACCGCCAGGAATTCCGAAACCGCCCGCCACTGCACCAGGCTCTGCTCCAGCACCAGTGGGCTCTCCCGTTCCCGAGGGGTACGAGTCGGATCCTCCACCATTCTGA
- the ppk2 gene encoding polyphosphate kinase 2, translating to MATNKTTATEATEATNKAKAAATGNGSKPADRDAAADGISPDGNGQPSALTEDYTSELDELRELKIKTKKMKENADDDAWRHNYPYDKKMSRRSYERQKRALQIELLKMQLWVKDTGQKMLLIFEGRDAAGKGGSIKRFNEHLNPRGARIVALEKPTDSERTQWYFQRYIARLPSGGEIVMMDRSWYNRAGVERVMGYCTPAQYLEFMREVPELERMLVNSGVLLTKLWFSVGRAEQVARFAARETDPVKQWKLSPTDLASLDKWDDYTEAKEAMFFYTDTGDAPWTVVKSNDKKRARLEAMRQVLHSVDYPNKDTSLVHAPDPLIVGPAASHFEEDEEPSGRFPVVKPKG from the coding sequence ATGGCTACGAACAAGACCACGGCTACCGAGGCTACCGAGGCTACGAACAAGGCAAAGGCCGCGGCCACAGGGAACGGCAGCAAGCCGGCCGACCGTGATGCAGCAGCTGACGGGATATCACCCGACGGGAATGGCCAGCCGTCAGCTCTGACCGAGGACTACACCAGCGAGCTGGACGAACTGCGCGAGCTCAAAATCAAGACCAAGAAAATGAAGGAAAACGCCGACGATGACGCCTGGCGGCACAACTATCCGTATGACAAAAAAATGTCGCGGCGCAGCTACGAACGGCAGAAGCGGGCACTGCAGATCGAGCTCTTGAAAATGCAGCTCTGGGTGAAGGACACCGGGCAGAAAATGCTCCTCATCTTCGAGGGCCGTGACGCCGCCGGCAAAGGCGGTTCCATTAAGCGTTTCAATGAACACCTCAATCCCCGCGGTGCGCGGATCGTGGCGCTGGAGAAGCCCACCGACAGTGAGCGGACGCAATGGTACTTCCAGCGGTATATCGCCAGACTTCCCAGCGGTGGTGAGATCGTCATGATGGACCGGTCCTGGTACAACAGGGCAGGGGTGGAACGCGTGATGGGGTACTGCACGCCGGCGCAGTATTTGGAGTTCATGCGCGAAGTGCCCGAGTTGGAGCGCATGTTGGTGAACTCGGGTGTGCTGCTCACGAAACTCTGGTTTTCCGTGGGCCGAGCCGAGCAGGTGGCCCGGTTTGCTGCCCGCGAAACAGATCCGGTGAAACAGTGGAAGCTCTCCCCCACCGACCTGGCCAGCCTGGACAAGTGGGATGACTACACCGAAGCCAAGGAAGCCATGTTCTTCTACACCGATACCGGTGATGCGCCGTGGACGGTGGTGAAGTCCAACGACAAGAAGCGCGCGCGGCTTGAGGCCATGCGCCAGGTCCTCCATTCCGTGGACTACCCCAACAAGGACACCTCACTGGTGCATGCGCCCGATCCCCTGATCGTGGGGCCGGCTGCAAGCCACTTCGAGGAAGACGAGGAGCCCAGCGGCCGTTTCCCCGTGGTCAAGCCCAAGGGCTGA
- a CDS encoding GmrSD restriction endonuclease domain-containing protein, translated as MTSLHSKVLSLIALPVILFGSAACTPLAETETGNASSSISATAEAPAPAEAAGPAEAPEPAGPAAAGTALEQLATLPIKGRAPKTGYDRDQFGPAWADIDHNGCDTRNDILARDLTAVVYKDGTKECVVASGSFADPYTGTTISFVRGNETSTAVQIDHVVALSDAWQKGAQQLSAEDRRQLANDPLNLMAADGPANGAKSDSDAASWLPPNKAFRCGYVATQTAVKAKYSLWMTQAEHDAIASVLSTCPDQPVPDGAGLPPAVAVAGADAGAEDVAADPAAGVGSAPVYANCTAVKAAGAAPIRPGDPGWDPKFDGDGDGEGCTS; from the coding sequence ATGACTTCTCTACATTCCAAGGTTCTGTCCCTTATAGCGCTGCCCGTCATTCTGTTCGGTTCCGCCGCCTGCACGCCGCTGGCCGAAACCGAAACCGGAAACGCCTCCTCTTCGATCTCCGCCACGGCCGAGGCCCCAGCCCCAGCTGAAGCGGCCGGGCCGGCCGAAGCCCCGGAGCCGGCCGGACCGGCAGCAGCGGGAACCGCACTGGAACAACTCGCAACCCTGCCGATCAAGGGCCGCGCCCCCAAGACCGGTTATGACCGGGATCAGTTCGGACCGGCCTGGGCCGACATCGACCACAACGGGTGCGATACCCGCAACGACATCCTGGCCCGCGATCTCACCGCCGTCGTCTATAAGGACGGAACCAAGGAGTGCGTGGTGGCCTCGGGCAGCTTCGCCGACCCCTACACCGGGACCACCATCAGTTTTGTGCGCGGCAACGAGACCAGCACCGCCGTCCAGATCGACCACGTCGTGGCGCTCTCCGATGCCTGGCAGAAGGGTGCCCAGCAGCTCTCTGCCGAGGACCGCCGCCAGCTTGCCAACGACCCGCTGAACCTGATGGCCGCCGACGGTCCTGCCAATGGTGCCAAGTCGGATTCCGACGCCGCCAGCTGGCTGCCGCCAAACAAGGCCTTCCGCTGCGGCTACGTTGCGACGCAGACAGCCGTCAAGGCCAAGTACAGCCTGTGGATGACCCAGGCCGAGCACGACGCGATCGCCTCCGTCCTGTCCACCTGTCCGGACCAGCCGGTGCCCGACGGCGCCGGGTTGCCTCCGGCGGTTGCCGTTGCCGGCGCGGATGCAGGGGCAGAGGATGTTGCGGCTGATCCCGCAGCCGGTGTCGGCAGCGCACCGGTGTATGCGAACTGCACTGCGGTGAAGGCCGCCGGGGCAGCTCCGATCCGGCCCGGCGACCCGGGCTGGGATCCGAAGTTCGACGGCGACGGCGACGGCGAGGGCTGCACCTCCTAG